Proteins encoded together in one Eubalaena glacialis isolate mEubGla1 chromosome 7, mEubGla1.1.hap2.+ XY, whole genome shotgun sequence window:
- the LOC133095665 gene encoding olfactory receptor 6Y1-like, with protein sequence MERANCTLVTQFVFVRFSNSPRLQLLFFSLFLLIYLLSLVGNALIVLIVTLDGRLHTPMDFFICNLSLVELWYTTVTVPKMLANFLSSQGVISVPSCITQYYFFSLAATELFFLTTMAYDCYAAICRPLRYPLLLSPQTCGTPAGVCWFVGFLCPMFPSFLLTQIFFCTPNQINHFFCDAIPIFPLSCTDT encoded by the coding sequence ATGGAGAGAGCCAACTGCACCTTGGTCACTCAATTTGTCTTTGTGAGATTTTCCAACTCTCCACGTCTCCAGctgctctttttctccctcttcctcctcatctACCTCTTATCCCTGGTGGGCAATGCACTCATTGTGCTCATTGTAACCCTGGATGGGCGCCTCCACACTCCCATGGACTTCTTTATCTGCAATCTCTCCTTAGTAGAGCTCTGGTACACCACGGTCACTGTGCCCAAAATGCTGGCCAATTTTCTAAGTTCCCAAGGTGTCATCTCGGTTCCCAGCTGCATCACCCAGTACTACTTCTTCTCTTTGGCTGCCACAGAGCTCTTCTTTCTCACCACCATGGCCTATGACTGCTATGCTGCCATCTGCCGACCACTCCGCTACCCACTCCTGCTCAGCCCTCAAACTTGTGGTACCCCGGCTGGCGTCTGCTGGTTTGTGGGATTCCTCTGCCCCATGTTCCCCTCATTCCTCCTTACACAAATCTTCTTCTGCACCCCCAACCAGATCAACCACTTCTTCTGTGATGCCATTCCAATTTTCCCCCTTTCCTGCACAGACACATAA
- the LOC133094364 gene encoding LOW QUALITY PROTEIN: olfactory receptor 10C1-like (The sequence of the model RefSeq protein was modified relative to this genomic sequence to represent the inferred CDS: inserted 2 bases in 2 codons; substituted 1 base at 1 genomic stop codon) yields MSTNTSAVTEFILTGFSHLAELQSLIFSFFLTVYLLTVAGNLLIVVLVSADAALQTPMYFFLRILSALEIGYTSVTNPLLLHHLLTGQRHIPRSGCALQMXTECCLLAAMAYDRYAAICKFLRFPLLLSYRMCLCLAGSAWGCGAMVGLGHTSFIFSLPFCGPNAIPHFLCEIQAVLQLVXGDTSLNELQIILATAFLILCPFGLILGSYGSILATIFRIPSAAGRPKAFSTCSSHLXVVSLFYGTAIFIYIRPKASYDPVTDPLVSLFYAVVTPILNPIIYSLQNTDVKAALKRTIQKMGLAEV; encoded by the exons ATGAGTACAAACACCTCTGCGGTGACTGAATTCATTCTTACCGGTTTCTCCCACCTGGCCGAGCTCCAGAGCttgatcttctctttctttctcactgtCTACCTGCTCACGGTGGCTGGCAACCTCCTCATTGTGGTGCTGGTCTCAGCTGACGCTGCCCTCCAGACCCCCATGTACTTCTTCCTTCGAATCCTCTCAGCCCTGGAGATTGGCTACACGTCTGTCACCAACCCCCTACTGCTTCACCACCTCCTCACGGGTCAGCGCCACATCCCTCGCTCTGGCTGTGCTCTCCAGA CCACGGAGTGTTGCCTCCTGGCAGCCATGGCCTATGACCGCTATGCAGCCATCTGCAAATTCCTTCGCTTCCCCCTGCTGCTGAGCTATCGGATGTGCCTGTGTCTAGCTGGGTCAGCGTGGGGCTGTGGAGCAATGGTGGGCCTGGGCCACACCTCCTTCATCTTCTCCTTGCCCTTCTGTGGCCCCAATGCCATCCCACACTTCCTCTGTGAGATCCAGGCTGTCCTGCAGCTGGTATGAGGGGACACCTCACTCAACGAACTGCAGATTATCCTGGCCACTGCTTTCCTCATCCTCTGCCCCTTTGGCCTCATCCTGGGCTCCTATGGGAGTATCCTGGCTACTATCTTCCGGATCCCATCTGCTGCTGGCCGCCCCAAAGCCTTCTCCACCTGCTCCTCCCACC GTGTGGTCTCCCTCTTCTATGGCACTGCGATCTTTATCTACATCCGCCCTAAGGCCAGCTATGATCCCGTCACTGACCCTCTTGTCTCCCTCTTCTATGCTGTAGTCACCCCCATCCTCAATCCCATCATCTATAGCCTCCAGAACACTGATGTCAAGGCTGCTCTAAAGAGAACCATCCAGAAAATGGGGCTGGCAGAGGTTTGA
- the LOC133095666 gene encoding zinc finger protein 79-like, translating into MRSPGSLLTRFSTGTTESLPSGARCAGNALAAAHDYSCTSASTRASSPTVAACRRCFCLAQCLVKHWRIHNGERPYKGGDCTKCFSQRANLVPHGRVHVGEKPCKWRDCARSFSRSSRLIPHQRAHAGERPGGWGRLRQEPQQMLAHRRVHLGEKP; encoded by the exons ATGAGGTCTCCGGGGAGCCTTCTGACAAGGTTCTCTACTG GCACAACGGAGAGCCTCCCTTCTGGTGCGCGCTGTGCGGGGAACGCTTTGGCCGCAGCTCATGACTACTCGTGCACCAGCGCGTCCACACGGGCGAGCAGCCCTACCGTTGCAGCGTGCCGCAGGTGTTTCTGTCTTGCCCAGTGTCTGGTCAAGCACTGGCGCATCCACAATGGCGAGAGGCCCTACAAGGGCGGGGATTGTACTAAGTGTTTCAGCCAGCGCGCCAACCTCGTTCCGCACGGGCGGGTCCACGTGGGCGAGAAGCCCTGCAAGTGGCGGGATTGCGCGCGGAGCTTCAGCCGGAGCTCGCGGCTCATCCCGCACCAGAGGGCGCACGCGGGTGAGCGTCCAGGTGGCTGGGGACGGCTGCGACAAGAGCCTCAGCAGATGCTCGCGCACCGCAGGGTCCACTTGGGCGAGAAGCCCTAA